The following coding sequences are from one bacterium window:
- a CDS encoding tetratricopeptide repeat protein produces MAKVSDIKPEINQLKFLCEAGQCLAANNRYALATEIFQAVVALSPQRSIGYTLLGDAYFNLDRFDEALKSHQKAVEVDPGNTFARVHLGEVLLFKKQKDKAIAELKKVVEKDPNGVDASLARQLMKAAEMGVFNKI; encoded by the coding sequence GTGGCTAAAGTTTCAGATATTAAACCGGAAATCAATCAACTGAAGTTTTTGTGCGAAGCGGGTCAGTGTCTTGCCGCGAACAATCGTTACGCACTGGCAACGGAAATCTTTCAGGCTGTGGTTGCTCTATCACCGCAAAGATCGATCGGTTATACGTTGTTAGGGGATGCTTATTTCAATCTGGACAGGTTTGATGAGGCTCTGAAATCTCATCAAAAGGCGGTAGAGGTAGATCCGGGCAATACATTCGCGAGAGTCCATTTAGGGGAAGTTCTGCTGTTTAAGAAACAGAAGGACAAAGCGATTGCAGAACTGAAAAAAGTGGTTGAGAAAGATCCTAACGGAGTCGATGCGAGTTTGGCGCGGCAGTTGATGAAAGCCGCAGAAATGGGAGTTTTCAATAAGATTTAA